In Candidatus Dormiibacterota bacterium, the following are encoded in one genomic region:
- a CDS encoding DUF4197 domain-containing protein, with product MLTPPKPAPARPITTLLAAAALVAGIATAPASRAALASTPAATLDSRTAADGLKEALGVGTSRSVDLLGRPDGYLKNLDVKIPMPEKLHVIDKGLRTIGRGNLVDEFVTSMNRAAEAAAPLARSVFLDTIKQMSFQDAVTIVRGKDHEATDYLRTNAGPRLDTLFRPIVGQQLDKVGATRSFDAMMGRASTLPFVGKSAFDLNAYVTGKALDGLFLMIGREEEKIRKDPVARTTDLLKRVFGVSGESGRKKTPWWKKAVSGGTQGT from the coding sequence ATGCTCACGCCACCGAAGCCAGCGCCCGCACGGCCCATCACGACGCTCCTCGCCGCCGCGGCGCTCGTCGCCGGCATCGCGACCGCGCCGGCGTCGAGGGCCGCGCTCGCGTCGACCCCCGCAGCCACGCTCGACTCCAGGACCGCCGCCGACGGCCTCAAGGAGGCGCTCGGAGTCGGCACCAGCCGGTCGGTCGACCTCCTGGGCCGCCCGGACGGCTACCTGAAGAACCTGGATGTGAAGATTCCCATGCCCGAGAAGCTGCACGTGATCGACAAGGGGCTGCGGACCATCGGCAGGGGAAATCTCGTCGACGAGTTCGTGACCAGCATGAACCGCGCCGCCGAGGCGGCCGCCCCGCTCGCCCGCAGCGTCTTCCTCGATACGATCAAGCAGATGAGCTTCCAGGACGCCGTGACGATCGTGCGCGGCAAGGACCACGAGGCGACCGACTACCTGCGCACGAACGCCGGCCCCAGACTCGACACCCTGTTCCGCCCGATCGTCGGTCAGCAGCTCGACAAGGTCGGCGCCACCCGCTCGTTCGACGCCATGATGGGGCGCGCCTCCACGCTCCCCTTCGTAGGAAAGAGCGCCTTCGACCTGAACGCCTACGTGACCGGCAAGGCGCTCGACGGCCTGTTCCTCATGATCGGGCGCGAGGAGGAGAAGATCCGCAAGGACCCCGTTGCGCGCACGACCGACCTCCTCAAGAGGGTGTTCGGCGTCTCCGGCGAATCCGGCAGGAAGAAGACCCCCTGGTGGAAGAAGGCGGTCTCCGGCGGCACGCAGGGCACCTGA